One window of the Hoplias malabaricus isolate fHopMal1 chromosome Y, fHopMal1.hap1, whole genome shotgun sequence genome contains the following:
- the LOC136679258 gene encoding dol-P-Man:Man(5)GlcNAc(2)-PP-Dol alpha-1,3-mannosyltransferase-like encodes MAACRKRTPSKLSTYLSSVWRDKHMVLFKAEYTLLVAVVLWVLEIGINIWVIQKVSYTEIDWKAYMDEVEGVINGTYDYTQLKGDTGPLVYPAGFVYIFTALYYVTNHGVNIRLGQYVFAGFYLITLLLVFRIYHRTKKVPPYVFFFVCCASYRIHSIFILRLFNDPVAMMLLFGAVNLFLDSHWTLGCALYSLAVSVKMNVMLFAPGLLFLLLSEFGLIKTLPKLILCAVIQVMLGLPFLLVNPVGYISRAFDLGRQFLFKWTVNWRFLPEEIFFSRYFHLALLLAHMTTLITFALKRWKRSKSSIWSLLRDPAEREETVQKLSPDQITLVLFTSNFIGMCFCRSLHYQFYVWYFHTLPYLLWSGGVKKLAHLLRVLILGLIELSWNTYPSTTYSSVSLHVCHLIILLCLWLNPTQSPLAPRTESQNKAKLH; translated from the exons ATGGCAGCTTGCAGGAAGAGAACCCCCTCCAAATTGAGCACATATCTCAGCTCCGTGTGGCGAGATAAAcacatggttctgtttaaaGCCGAGTACACGTTATTGGTGGCGGTGGTGCTTTGGGTTTTGGAAATCGGCATCAACATCTGGGTCATTCAGAAAGTCTCCT acacagagatagaCTGGAAAGCGTACATGGATGAAGTTGAGGGCGTCATCAATGGCACCTATGACTATACACAGCTGAAGGGAGACACAGGACCTCTAGT GTACCCAGCAGGCTTTGTGTACATCTTCACTGCACTTTATTATGTTACGAACCATGGGGTTAACATCAGGCTGGGTCAGTACGTGTTTGCTGGCTTCTACCTTATCACACTCCTTCTAGTCTTCCGCATCTACCATCGTACCAAGAAG GTCCCGCcgtatgttttcttttttgtctgttgTGCATCCTATCGGATCCATTCCATCTTCATTCTTCGTCTCTTTAATGACCCTGTGGCCATGATGTTGCTGTTTGGGGCGGTCAACCTCTTCCTGGACTCTCACTGGACACTGGGATGTGCCCTCTACAG TCTGGCAGTGTCTGTAAAGATGAACGTCATGCTTTTCGCTCCAGgactcctcttcctcctcctttcaGAGTTTGGACTGATAAAGACCCTGCCCAAGCTCATACTCTGCGCTGTCATCCag GTGATGCTCGGCTTGCCCTTCCTCTTAGTAAATCCGGTTGGTTACATTAGCCGTGCCTTTGATCTTGGTCGTCAGTTTCTGTTTAAGTGGACGGTAAACTGGCGCTTCCTACCAGAGGAGATTTTCTTCAGCAG GTATTTCCACCTGGCCCTGTTGCTTGCTCATATGACCACACTCATCACCTTTGCCCTGAAGAGGTGGAAGAG GTCGAAGAGCAGCATTTGGTCCCTTCTGAGAGATCCAGCTGAACGGGAGGAGACCGTGCAGAAGCTCAGCCCTGATC AGATAACCCTTGTGCTTTTCACCTCTAACTTTATTGGGATGTGTTTCTGTCGCTCACTGCACTATCAGTTCTATGTGTGGTATTTCCACACCTTGCCTTACTTGCTGTGGAGTGGAGGTGTGAAAAAGCTTGCTCACCTTCTCAG ggtgttgaTACTGGGTCTGATAGAGCTGTCTTGGAACACGTACCCCTCCACTACATACAGTTCTGTGTCTCTGCACGTCTGTCACCTCATCATTCTACTTTGTCTGTGGCTGAATCCCACCCAGAGCCCCTTGGCCCCAAGGACGGAGTCCCAAAACAAGGCAAAACTCCACTGA
- the LOC136679255 gene encoding mitochondrial ubiquitin ligase activator of nfkb 1-A-like, which produces MEEFPIGTLQVVCLGSSVALSGLFYYVYRKKRKTVDRLNDAPQIALNENLVNLLNATPGKCLQYVVIEGTVQPVGNPLRSQFQEGSVGVIQKLVLREHKLVWNGLARTWTDRECVLHQRVNAVPFDLVGGDGANVRVLCPLEATGPKMETVHEKFHQASYGFTDLLGQYLSGEKSKGQLETEEMLKVGSSVTAVGELILDTDRLLKLRPPTDGSEYFLSTGDFKSLCVEQEGQADGWRVLACVFALVGMAILLWGGRRYYRKIQERWEQERERREFEQLWKEDSDEAVENLCVICLSNPRGCVLLNCGHVCCCYSCYQALPQPNCPVCRQTISRVVPLYQA; this is translated from the exons ATGGAGGAGTTTCCCATTGGGACCCTGCAGGTGGTGTGTCTGGGCTCCAGCGTCGCTCTCTCGGGCCTATTCTACTATGTCTACAGAAAGAAACGCAAAACCGTGGACAGGCTTAAT GATGCTCCTCAAATAGCTTTAAACGAGAACCTGGTAAATCTCCTGAATGCCACTCCAGGGAAATGTCTGCAGTACGTTGTCATTGAAG GCACAGTACAGCCTGTGGGAAACCCACTGAGAAGTCAGTTTCAGGAAGGAAGTGTTGGTGTTATACAGAAACTCGTCCTCCGGGAGCACAAACTGGTGTGGAATGGTTTGGCGCGCACTTG GACTGATCGCGAGTGTGTACTGCACCAACGTGTGAACGCTGTACCCTTTGACCTAGTTGGTGGAGATGGGGCAAATGTACGTGTGCTCTGCCCCCTGGAGGCCACAGGACCAAAGATGGAGACAGTTCACGAGAAGTTTCACCAGGCCAGCTATGGGTTCACAGACCTATTGGGCCAGTACCTGAGTGGAGAAAAGTCCAAAGGCCAGCTGGAGACAGAGGAGATGCTTAAAGTGGGCAGCTCGGTAACAGCCGTGGGCGAGCTCATACTAGACACTGACAGGCTTCTTAAGCTCCGCCCACCGACCGATGGCTCGGAGTACTTTCTGAGCACAGGAGACTTTAAGAGCTTGTGTGTGGAACAGGAGGGGCAGGCTGATGGCTGGCGAGTACTGGCCTGTGTTTTTGCACTCGTGGGCATGGCTATCTTATTATGGGGTGGCCGACGCTACTACAGGAAGATACAGGAACGAtgggagcaggagagagagaggagggagttTGAGCAGCTGTGGAAAGAGGACAGTGATGAGGCTGTGGAGAACCTGTGTGTGATCTGTCTGAGCAATCCCCGAGGCTGTGTGCTGCTGAACTGTGGACACGTCTGCTGCTGTTACAGCTGCTACCAGGCCCTGCCTCAGCCCAACTGCCCTGTCTGTAGGCAGACCATTAGCAGAGTGGTGCCTCTCTACCAGGCCTGA